From the genome of Vitis riparia cultivar Riparia Gloire de Montpellier isolate 1030 chromosome 2, EGFV_Vit.rip_1.0, whole genome shotgun sequence, one region includes:
- the LOC117928216 gene encoding uncharacterized protein LOC117928216, with protein sequence MHTSYLQTSNNHLFIRLLRLIPLSLDPSKQLSALHFSLEASFPRRKAGFLEPKIMGNCMETCRERHEAEEEERNQEKQGGEEEKKGSGYGVRVKIVLTKEELEWMMFQLKDKGGKSLEDVLREIERGRSSAATAGKVEGWKPSLESIMESPEVVEMER encoded by the coding sequence ATGCACACCAGCTACTTACAAACCTCCAACAACCACTTATTTATTAGGCTGCTTCGCCTCATCCCTCTTAGCCTCGATCCATCAAAGCAGCTTTCAGCCCTGCACTTTAGTTTGGAGGCTAGTTTTCCCAGAAGAAAAGCTGGTTTTTTGGAGCCCAAGATTATGGGAAATTGCATGGAAACATGCAGAGAGAGGCACGAAGCAGAAGAAGAGGAGAGAAATCAGGAGAAGCAAGGGGGGGAGGAGGAGAAAAAGGGAAGTGGGTATGGGGTGAGGGTGAAGATAGTGCTGACGAAGGAGGAGTTGGAGTGGATGATGTTTCAGTTGAAGGATAAAGGAGGGAAGAGCTTGGAGGATGTGTTGAGGGAGATAGAGAGAGGGAGATCATCGGCGGCGACTGCTGGGAAAGTTGAAGGGTGGAAACCTTCTCTTGAGAGCATCATGGAGAGCCCCGAAGTCGTTGAGATGGAGAGATga
- the LOC117907760 gene encoding putative E3 ubiquitin-protein ligase UBR7, translated as MADVFEEEAEQTVSIQEYLKDVEDQELEADLVLGGDEGKECTYIKGYMKRQAIFSCLTCTMDGNAGVCTACSLSCHDGHEIVELWTKRNFRCDCGNSKFGEFFCKLFPNKDIENVENSYNHNFKGSYCTCGRPYPDPDIEEQEEMIQCCICEDWFHEEHLGLESSDEIPRDEEGEPLYEDFICQTCSGVFSFLTLYPKSIWAGVRQHDATVNNNKEKDVLEDPPSVCGSSQKLENDPYSHNSQQMDHAITNTVSENVPLGKNTFLGENTEKNEGSSQVIQDASPSSSTCVIGVNLLVAPPVFDWSKPMFLSKNWRDILCRCEKCVDFYTQKCINFLLDKEDSIVEYEKMAKQKREEKLHQQEGVELNLLDKLGHVGKMEFLNGVADMKNEIHAFLESFDPSKPITSADVHQVFENLAKKRRRV; from the exons ATGGCGGATGTGTTCGAAGAGGAAGCGGAGCAGACGGTTTCGATCCAGGAGTACCTCAAGGACGTTGAGGACCAAGAGTTG GAAGCAGACTTGGTTTTGGGTGGTGATGAGGGCAAGGAATGCACCTATATCAAGGGTTATATGAAGAGGCAGgcaattttttcatgtttgactTGCACCATGGATGGGAATGCAGGGGTTTGCACTGCTTGTAGTTTGTCTTGCCATGATGGCCATGag ATTGTGGAGTTGTGGACCAAGAGAAACTTTAGATGTGATTGTGGAAACTCCAAATTTGGGGAATTCTTCTGCAAGCTTTTCCCAAATAAGGATATAGAAAATGTAGAGAATTCATACAACCATAACTTCAAAGGTTCATACTGCACCTGTGGTCGCCCTTATCCTGATCCAGACATTGAAGAACAAGAAGAGATGATACAGTGCTGTATCTGTGAGGACTGGTTCCATGAGGAGCATCTTGGCCTTGAGTCTTCTGATGAG ATTCCAAGAGACGAGGAAGGAGAGCCTCTATATGAGGATTTTATATGCCAGACCTGCTCAGGAGTCTTTTCTTTCTTGACCCTGTATCCTAAAAGCATTTGGGCTGGTGTTAGGCAGCATGATGCTACAGTGAATAATAACAAGGAAAAAGATGTGTTGGAAGACCCACCTTCAGTTTGTGGGTCCTCTCAGAAGCTAGAGAATGATCCTTATTCTCACAACTCCCAGCAAATGGATCATGCTATCACTAATACTGTTTCTGAAAATGTTCCTCTTGGTAAGAACACATTTCTTGGAGAAAATACTGAGAAAAATGAGGGTTCAAGTCAGGTTATTCAAGATGCTAGTCCAAGTAGCAGCACATGTGTTATTGGAGTTAATCTGTTGGTAGCTCCACCAGTCTTTGACTGGAGTAAGCCGATGTTTCTCTCAAAGAACTGGAGGGATATCCTATGCAGATGTGAAAAGTGTGTAGATTTTTATACCCAAAAGTGCATCAATTTTCTGCTTGACAAGGAGGACTCCATTGTGGAGTATGAGAAAATGGCAAAGCAGAAGAGGGAGGAAAAGTTGCATCAACAGGAGGGGGTTGAATTAAATCTTCTGGATAAACTTGGTCATGTAGGGAAAATGGAGTTTCTGAATGGTGTTGCAGACATGAAGAACGAGATTCATGCTTTCCTG GAGTCCTTTGACCCATCAAAGCCTATAACGTCTGCTGATGTCCACCAGGTTTTTGAGAATCTTGCAAAGAAGCGCCGGCGTGTGTAG